The nucleotide window GCCAGCTGGCGCGCCTGTTCGGCACCGGTGGCGGGGCAGACGATCAGGAATTCCTCGCCGCCCCAGCGCACCAGCTTGTCGTTGGCGCGGATTTCCGAATGGATCGTCGCGGCGAAGTCGCGCAGCACGGCATCGCCGGTATCGTGGCCGTGCCGGTCGTTGACGCGCTTGAAGTGGTCGATGTCGGCGAACACCACCGCCATCGGCGGCGCCAGCAGCGATGAGGTGCTCATCAGCGCCGCCCGCAGCCCCTGCCGGTTCAGCGCCCCCGTCAGCGGATCGGTGTTGGCCTGCTCGACCAGTTCGCGCGCCTCCAGCTGCAGGGCGGCGTTGATTTCGCCCAGCAGGGCGAGGCGCCGGCCGCTGTCGCCCAGTTCGCGGCGCAGCTGCAGCGCGGCCAGGGCGGGCCAGCTGACCGCGCACAGGATCCACGCCGCCATCAGGCCCATGTACAGCTCGTCCGCGGTGAGCCACTTGCCATGCAGGCGCAGCGAGCGCAGTTCGATCACGTGCTCGCCGGCGGTGCTGGTGGCACCGGTCAGCAGTTCGATCCGCGTCACGTTATCGATGCGCATGTCGGTGTCGTCGAGCGGCACCTTCATGTAGTCGATCCACCACGTCGCGGTATGGAGCACGTTCAGCGGCACGCGGATGACGCCGGGCGCGCCCACCTCGAATTCGACTTCGTTGACCTTCTGCGACATCGGGTTGTCCAGCTTCGAGATGCCCGCTTCGAAGTTCAGCACCATCAGGCGCAGCGAGCGGCGCCCGGGGCCACGGTAGGTCACATCGAAGGACACGCTGTCGAACTCCGACAGGTCGATGCCGGACTCCGTATCGGAAATGGCGAACTGGTACTTGCAGGCCGGCCAGTCGATCGTGCGCGCCAGCTGGCAGCGCATCGTCAGCGCATTGCCGTGGCGTTCGAGCGATACGCGGCTGGTGCCGCCCATCCACCGGTCGTCCATGACGTCGCGCCGCACGTCGGGCCGCGTGGTCAGGTCGATCACCCGTTCCATGCCGTAGTGGTGCCACACCAGCAAGCCGGCCGTGATCATCGCCAGGGCGGCGATGACGCGGTGCATCAGGCGGTGCATGCGGCGGTTGGCTGGGGAAGAAGTCACTTTGAAATCGATTTCGGGACGAACCCCGCGACGATACTCTTGATATTGCCTATCATCAACTTATATTGCTATAAGTGTTGTGCGTGGCGCACGGCGGGATGGCACATTCTGCCGTAATCCCGCGCTCGGCCGCGCAGCATTGACTGACCGGCAACTCCCATGCAATATTGAATGTTCTTCCTGTTAAGAAAGCGATTGCATGCGTCATCTCCTCACCGCACTTTCCCTCGCGCTCGCCGCCGCCGGCGCCAGCGCGCAGGCGCCTTCCGGCACCGTGGCCGACCGCATCTCGGCCGATTCGCTGCGCGGCCACCTGTCGTTCCTCTCCTCGGACCTGCTGGAAGGGCGGGGCACGCCGTCGCGCGGACTGGACCTGGCGGCCGAGTACATCGCCGCGCAATTCCGCCGCGCCGGCCTGGAAGCGGTGGGCGACGACGGCTATTTCCAGACGGCCCACTGGCAGCAGGCGCAGCGCGATGCGCGGGACTTCACGTTCACCGTGCAGGCGGGCGGCAAGACTTTCGCCGTGCCGCACTCGGCGGCCACCGCCAATTTCGTGCAGCCGGTGGCGCTGGCGGCCACGGGCGTGGTGCGCATGACATGGCAGGAAGCGCTGGCGGCGGGATCGGAAGTCGACGGCAAGGTGCTCGTGGTGCCCGCCGCGGCGGTGCCCGACGCCGCCGGGGTGCTGCGCGCCGGCCTGAAGTCGCGCCCGGCCCTGGTGGTGCTGGCCGATACCAAGGGCTACCAGCGCAACCGGGGCGACGGCTGGCTGATCGATCCGGAGCAGGTGGCGCCCGCCGGCGCTGCTCCGGTCGTCGTGCTGCACGACGCGGCGGCCGCCACGGCGCTGCAGGAGGCCGGCGCCACCGTGGCCGCCACGATCGCCGTGCCCCAGTTGCGCGCGGTGAAGCTGCGCAACGTCATCGGCGTGTTGCGCGGCACCGATCCGGCGCTGAAGAATACCTATGCGATGCTGACGGCGCACTACGACCACCTGGGCATCCGCGACGGCGTGATCCATAACGGCGCCAACGACGACGGCAGCGGCACGGTAGCGGTGATCGACATCGCCGCCGCGCTGGCCGCCGAGAAGACCCGCCCGCGCCGCAGCATCGTGTTCATGGCGCTGTTCGGCGAGGAACTCGGCCTGCTCGGCTCGCGCTACTACGGCCGCCATCCGGTCTTCCCGCTGAAGGACACGGTGGCGCACCTGAACCTGGAACAGATCGGCCGCACCGACGACAGCGAAGGCGCCCAGGTGGGCACCGCCACGCTGACCGGCTTCGATTATTCCACCGTGACCGAGTACCTGAAGAAGGCCGGCGAGCGCTCCGGCGTGCGCCTGTGGAAGCACGAGGCCAACAGCGACCGCTACTTCGCCCGCAGCGACAACCAGGCGCTGGCCGACGTGGGCGTACCCGCGCACACGCTGGCCGTGGCCTTCGGCTTCCCCGACTACCACGGCAAGGACGACGACTGGTCAAAGCTGGACTACGACAACATGGCGCGCGTCACGCGCATGGTCGCGCTGGGGCTGCAGGACATCGCCAACGATGCGAAGCGGCCGGCGTGGACCAATGCGCCGAAAGCCGCGCCGTACCTGGAGGCGGGAAGGAAGCTGATGGGGCAGTAGGGGGTGATCAGGTCGCAGGAGCTTGGCGCCTGGTGTCAGACATTATTTTCGCAGGAAAATAGTGTCTGACATCGGTTTTAACGTGCGGTGGCAGGGGCCGGCGTCAAGCGGGCAGGCGATCCGACGGAGCCTGGCTGCGGCTCAGTGCCAGGTCGCGCAGTACCAGGTCGCGCAGTACAAGATCGTTGTAAAGCACGACCATGTTCGCTGATACGAACATCGGCACCAGGGCCGTGACGGCGGCCGAAAGCAGCAATGCGACGATCGCCCCGGCCAGGTTATCGGGCAGCGATACCGTGCTGATGTCGAAGCGATCGACCAATACCGCCACTCCAAGGACAAGGCAGTAGCCGATCGCCACGCGCCACCAGTGTCCCCGCACCAGGCGCCGGCTGGCCTTGAGCGCTTCGACCGGTCGCACACCGTCGATGACCAGCGCAGGCCACCAGAACGACAGCGCGACAAACAGGTAAAGGCCGGGCAGCAGCAGCAAAACCGCGCCGCTGCCCACCGCCAGCATGAACAGCGCGGATGCCGCCAGGCACGGCAGCAGGCAACGCAGGCCGCGCGCCAGCGACTCGCGCGCGGTCGCAGGGCGCGCGTGGGCGCAGGCATGGACCTGGTGGAGCAGCGGCGACATCAGCGCCGGGCACAGCAGCAGTAGCAGGGCGCACAGGTAAAGGATCCACTCCCGGTCGCCATGCTCGCCGGCGACCCAGACCCCCAGGCCGAGCAGACCAAGCAGGAGCGCCACCGGCGCCAGCGCATACGGCAGGACCCGCAGGAAACTCTTGAAGAACAGGCGTTGCGTGGCACGCCCGACGTCGATCCAGCCCAGCGGAGTCGAGGATATGGTGAACATGTCGTGATCTTTCGATAACATTTGACATCGAGAACATATCCTCCTGCCGGGCGCGCGTCAACCGCAAGACGGTGCATGATAGTCACGCAAGCGGCATGCCACTAGCGCCAGTATTTAACCCAAGGGCGAAGGGCTGGGGTCAGACCCGCCGGGTCTGACCCCGGATTTTGCATGGGGTTGGCTAGAACAGCACCCGCTGCCGGCTCGTCAACCCTGTAAAACTATCCCCCAAAAACGGCAGGATCGCATCGGCGATGGGCTTCAGCTGCCGGTCCAGGTAGTGCGCATAGTCGATCGGCGAGCGGCGCCGTTCCAGCGGTTCGGGGCCGGCGGTGGTCATCAGGTAGCGGATCCAGCCGCGGTTCTGGTATTGCAGCGGGCGGCCCTGCGCGGCGTTGACTTCGTCGGCGATGCGGGCGGCGCGCACGTGCGGCGGCACATTGCGGTCGTAGTCGCCCAGCGCGCGGCGCAGCCGCTTGCGGTAGACCAGCAGTTCATCGAGTTCGCCGCGCAGCATCCGTTCGGCATAGTCGCGCACATAGTCCCGGTAGGGTTCGTTGCGGAAGACCAGGCCGTACAGCGTCTGCTGGAATTGCTGGGCCAGCGGCGTCCAGTCGGTGCGCACCGTTTCCAGGCCCTTGAAGACGATGTCGTCGCTGCCGTCGGGGCGCAGCACCAGGCCGGCGTAGCGCTTCTTGCTGCCTTCGTCGGAATCGCGTACGGTCGGCATCAGGAAGCGGCGGTAGTGCGTTTCGTATTGCAGTTCCAGCGCGCTTGCCAGCTTGAACTCGTCCCGCAGGTGCGCCTGCCACCACGCGTTGACGTGGGCGACCAGCGCGCGGCCGATGTCGTCCGCTTCCCGCGTGCCGTGGCCGCGGCCCAGCCACACGAAGGTGGAATCGGTATCGCCGTAGATCACCTGGTAGCCCCGTTCCTCGATCAGTTCGCGCGTGCGGTGCATGATCTCGTGGCCGCGCATGGTGATCGACGATGCCAGCCGCGGGTCGAAGAACCGGCAGCCGGACGAGCCCAGCACGCCGTAGAAGGCATTCATGATGATCTTCAGGGCCTGCGACAGCGGCTTGTTGCCATCGCGCTTGGCCGCCTCGCGGCCCTGCCAGACCCGCGTGACGATCTCCGGCAGGCAGTGCGCCTTGCGCGAGAAGCGCGCGCCCCGGAACCCGGGCACGGTATCGCTTTCCGGCTCGCGCAGGCCTTCGATCAGGCCGACCGGATCGATCAGGAAGGTGCGGATGATGGACGGGTACAGGCTCTTGTAGTCGAGCACCAGCACCGAATCGTACAGCCCGGAGCGCGAATCCATCACGAAGCCGCCCGGGCTGTCCGCATTGGCCACGTCGCCCAGCCGCGGCGCCACGAAGCCGGCGCGGTGCATCAGCGGCATGTAGGAATGCTCGAAGGCGGCCACCGAGCCGCCACTGCGGTCGGCCGGCAGGCCCGTCACGCTGGCGCGCTCCAGCAGGAAGTCGAGGATGCCCGTGTGCGCGAAGATGCGCGTGACCAGTTCGCAGTCCTTCAGGTTGTAGCGGGCCAGCGCCGGCTTGTCCTCGGCGAACAGGCGGTTGATCTCGTCCATGCGGTCGTACGGATTGTCGATCGCCTTGCCTTCGCCCAGCAGGGTCTGCGCCACGTTCTCCAGGCTGAACGAGGCGAAGCTCCAGGTGGCCGAGCGCAGCGCCTCGATGCCGTCGATCAGCAGTCGGCCCGGCGCGGCCGCGAAGAAGTGCTGGCCATTGGTGTGCTCGCGCCATTCCATCGGCGTGCCGCCGCGGCCCAGCAGCAGCGGCACGCCGAAGCGTTCCGCATGCTTCTGCAGCACGCGCAGGTCGAACTGGATGACGTTCCAGCCGATCACCGCATCCGGATCGTGGCGCGCCATCCAGCCGTTCAGCCGCGCCAGCAGTTCCGGGCGGTCGGCGCAATACGTGAGGTCGAAGTCGATGCCGGCCGGGTCGCCGTTCGGCGGTCCCAGCATGTACACGTCGCGCGCGCCGCAGCCTTCCACCGCGATCGAGTACAGGTCCCCGTGCGCGGTGGTCTCGATATCGAGCGACGCCAGGCGCAGCGCCGGGCGGTAGCCGTAGTGCGGCTTGAGCCGCGCGTCGACGACGATGCCTCGAGCTTGTTGGTCTTCCTTGCCCTCCCAGCACACGGATGCCGTGATGAAGCGTTCCATCAGGTAGCGTTCGGGAGGCCGCACGTCGGCTTCGTAGACGTCGATGCCGTGCTCGCGCAGGCGCTTTTCCAGCTTCAGGAGTTGCCGGTAATGGCGGCAATACAGGCCGGCGACGGGGCGGTGGCGGAAGTCGCGCAAGGCCAGCGGCCGCAGTTCGCAGCCGCGCTCCGCGCGGAGCACCGCCTGCGCCGCCTCCAGCCACTCGGCCGGGATGAACGCGACCGACGGCTGCGGCGGCAGCCGCACGCAGCGCGGACCGTCTTCGGTGGCGATCCAGAATTCGACTTCGGTGCCGGCGTCGGTATCGCGCCAGTGGCGGGTCAGCAGGAAGCCGCAGCGCGGCCCGGCGGCCGGCGTGCCGTTTGCCTGCATGTCATTGGCGTACGTCGGATCTGGCGACGATGCATCGGTATGCCCGTCATCCGCCTGCGGTTCGTCCATCTGTGTTTCGCCCGGTGGTTCGTGGCCCGCCTGCGCGCCGGTCACGGCGCGGCGCGCCAGACTACGCGGTCGCGGCCGGCCTGCTTGGCATGGTACAGGTGCGCATCGGCGGCCGCGAACAGCGCCGCCGCGTCCTCGCCGGGCAGCAGCGTGGCGCCGCCGACACTGGCTGTCAGCAGCGGCCCCACCGGCGACGCCACGTGGTCGATCGCCAGCCGGCCCAGCGCATCGCGCAGCTGGTCCACCACCGCGCCGGCCGTGGCGGCATCCGCGCCCGGCATCAGCAGCACGAGTTCCTCGCCGCCGTAGCGCGCCGCCAGGTCGCCGGGGCCGCGCACGCTGGCGGCGGCCGTGCGCGCCACGGCGCGCAGCGCGCGGTCGCCGGCCGGGTGGCCGTAGTGGTCGTTGTACTGCTTGAACGCGTCGATGTCGAGCAGCGCCAGCGACAGCGGCGTGCCGCGCCGGCGCGCCAGCGCATGTTCCGCTTCGAATGTCTCGTCGAAGCGGCGCCGGTTGGCCAGTTCCGTCAGCCCGTCCACGTGCGCCAGGCGCTCCAGCATGCGGCGCTGGCGCACCATCTGCAGGTGCAGGGCCACGCGCGCCATCACCACGGTGGCGTTGAACGGCTTGGCGATGTAGTCGGAGGCACCCAGTTTCAGGCCCTGCGCTTCGTCCTCGGGCCGGCCCAGGCCGGAAACGAAGATCACCGCGATGTCCGCCGTGCGCGGATCGTCGCGCAGCCGGCGCAGCACTTCGAAGCCATCCATGTCCGGCATCAGCACATCCAGCAGGATCAGGTCGGGCAGGTGGCGCGTGGCACGTTCCAGCGCCTGCGTGCCATCCTTGGCAAGCAGCACGGTGTACTCGGGTTTCAGCAGCTCGGCGAGCACGCCGCGGTTGATCGCGTCGTCATCGGCCACCAGCACTTTTTGCAAGGCGTTCATGCAGGGTCTTCGAGGGTCGTATCCAGCGCATGCGCCAGGCGGCCCAGCGGTTGGATTGCCGCATGATACTCGATATCGGCGACGGCCCGCCCGATCCCGGCCAGCAGGGCGCCATGGCCGGCCACGGCGGGCAGCGCCTGCAGTTCGCGCAGAAGGTCTTCGGCGCGGGCATCGTCGGCGTGCAGGCAGGCGGCCAGCTCGCGCAGCAGGGCCCGCACGTCGGTGCCGCCGGCGCGCGCCACTGCCGGCGCGGCGGCCAGCGGTGCCAGGCCAACCAGCAGCGCCTGCAGCACGCCGGCCAGTTCGGCCACCAGCACGGCGAGGCCGCCGGAATCATTCGCATGGATACCGGCGTCGGGTCCGGCGCGCAGCCCATGCTCGACGCTGCCGGCCACCCGCGACAGGTCGGTGGCGCCGATGTAGGCTGCGCTCGACTTCAGGTTGTGCGCCAGCGTCGCCACCGTGTCGCGATCGCCGGCCGCCAGCGCGGCGCGCAGCGCCGCCGGCGCGGCCCCATACTCGCGCACGAAGCCATCGAGCCGCTTCTGCAGCCGGGCACGCTGGCCATCGACGCCGGCCAGCGCGGCATGCCAGTCGACGCCCGGCAGCACCGGCAGCTGCGCGGCTTCCTGCGTCGGCTGCTGCATGGCTTCGCGGGTTCCCGCTTGCGACGCTTCCCACGGCGCCGGTACCACCGCCGGCAGCGGCGGGGCGGCGCGGCCGGCCAGGCGGGCCGGGTCGATCCAGCGCAGCAGCGCGGCAAACAGCAGTTCCGGGTCGATCGGCTTGACCAAGTGGCCGTTCATGCCCGCCGCCAGGCTCTTTTCCAGGTCGCCCGCCAGCGCGTGCGCCGTCATCGCCACGATGGGCAGGCCGACGCGGCCGGGCAGGGTGCGGATGCGCCGCGCGGCCGTCAGGCCATCCATGCCGTGCATCTGGATATCCATCAGTACCAGGTCGTAGTCGTGCGCCTGCACCATGCGCAGCGCGTCCAGGCCGCTGGTGGCCGCGTCCACGCGCAGCGGCGCGGCCGCCATGAAGTCCAGCGCTACTTCGCGGTTGTTGGCGTTGTCGTCCACCAGCAGCACACGGGCGCCCGCCAGGCGCGCCAGGCCGGCCTGCGACGGTACGGCCGCGGGGCCGCCGCGGGCCGCCGCATCGGGGCGCAACAGCGCGGCGCCAGCGTCGGCGACGCCGGCATGGATGGTGAACATGAAGGTGCTGCCCACGCCGGGGCGGCTGTGCACCGTGATCCGGCCGCCCATCAGCTGCACCAGCTGCTGCGAGATCGTCAGGCCCAGCCCCGTGCCGCCATAGCGGCGGGTCATCGAGGCGTCGCCCTGGCTGAAGGCGTGGAACAGGCTGGCCAGCTCGTCCTCGCCCATGCCGATGCCGGTATCGCTGATGGAAAAGCGCAGCGCCACGCCGGCCGAACCGTCGCCCGCGGCCGGGCCGTCCACTTCCACCGCCACCACCACCTCGCCCCGCTCGGTGAACTTGAGGGCGTTGCCGGTGAGGTTCAGCAGCACCTGGCCCAGCCGCAGCGGGTCGCCGACCAGCGCCGGGGGCACGCCGGGGCCGACGCGGAACAGCAGCGCCACCGCGCGCCCCTTGTTCGTGCCCTCATGTGTCGCCTCGTATGCTCCCTCCTGCGCCGGCGCCGCCAGGCTGGCCAGGTTGTCGAGCAGTGCCTGCACGCTGAACGGCACCCGTTCCAGCGTCATCTTGCCGGCCTCGATCTTGGAAAAGTCGAGGATGTCGTTGATGATGCCCAGCAGGTGCTCGCCGGCGCCGAGGATCTTGACCAGGTAGTTGCGCAGCCGCGCGTCCGGGCCGGCCATCAGTGCCAGCCGGCTCATGCCGAGGATCGCATTCATCGGCGTGCGGATCTCGTGGCTCATGTTGGCCATGAACTGGGCCTTCAGCCGCGCCGCCGCCTCGGCGCGCAGCATGGCCGTCTGCATGCCCTGCGTGCGCAGGCCGAGGATGCGCATGTACACCAGCATGTCGACCGCGCTGGCCAGCTGCAGCGCATGCATGGTCCAGAAGGCGGCCTCCAGCTGGCCGGCGAAGACCTGCCCGAGAACCACCGCGCCCGTGAAGGAAATGATCCAGCTGAAGGTGAAGTACCAGCCCACCGGATCGCCGCGCCGCATCAGCCGCCACGCCCCGGGCAAGCCGAACAGCTTGGGCGCGGCACCCAGCGTGGAGACCACCAGCAGCAGGCCGTTCATCGGCAGGATGTCGAGCGCATAGGTGACGGCGGTGAGCGCCATCAGCATCGCGCAGCCTTTCATCAGCAGGCTGAAGCGCCGGTCCATGCCGCGCCGCGCCAGTACCTGCTCGACGAACAGGTAGGAGCCACAGGAGGCGATCATCGCCGTGATGCCGCCGGCATGCTCGATCATCCAGCGGTTGCCCGGCCACAGGTATTGCTGGCCGATGCCGAAGAAGTCGACGCCGTACAGCGCCAGGCCGAAGGTGGCCAGCGCGAACTTGCCGAAGGTGTTGTCGCGCAGCGTGACCCAGTGCGACAGGCTGTAGACCAGCAGGCAGAAGGCCAGGCCGGCCAGCAGGCCCTGGATCATCTGCTCGAGCAGTTCCGTGCGGTGGAAATGCGCGGCCTTCTCCAGCCGCACCGGCAGGATGATCGGGCCGCGCGCCTCGACCCGCAGCAGCAGCGTGTGTTCGCCCTGCGGCAGCGTGAGCACGAAGGCGGGTACGCGCGCACCCA belongs to Pseudoduganella albidiflava and includes:
- a CDS encoding M28 family peptidase encodes the protein MRHLLTALSLALAAAGASAQAPSGTVADRISADSLRGHLSFLSSDLLEGRGTPSRGLDLAAEYIAAQFRRAGLEAVGDDGYFQTAHWQQAQRDARDFTFTVQAGGKTFAVPHSAATANFVQPVALAATGVVRMTWQEALAAGSEVDGKVLVVPAAAVPDAAGVLRAGLKSRPALVVLADTKGYQRNRGDGWLIDPEQVAPAGAAPVVVLHDAAAATALQEAGATVAATIAVPQLRAVKLRNVIGVLRGTDPALKNTYAMLTAHYDHLGIRDGVIHNGANDDGSGTVAVIDIAAALAAEKTRPRRSIVFMALFGEELGLLGSRYYGRHPVFPLKDTVAHLNLEQIGRTDDSEGAQVGTATLTGFDYSTVTEYLKKAGERSGVRLWKHEANSDRYFARSDNQALADVGVPAHTLAVAFGFPDYHGKDDDWSKLDYDNMARVTRMVALGLQDIANDAKRPAWTNAPKAAPYLEAGRKLMGQ
- a CDS encoding hybrid sensor histidine kinase/response regulator; this translates as MHPSSQPVRSGAALPAAVLAILRLVLAAMAFGWSTLAAAAPVVLDDARDEADAWSAMTVLSDPDHRLDAAAALAARDRFAPPALARGTTGKYERVLWLRIPVQVPAGANGQWVLALNYALLGRVDTWIVTDGRPGGHQAAGNRLPPPEPHMGARVPAFVLTLPQGEHTLLLRVEARGPIILPVRLEKAAHFHRTELLEQMIQGLLAGLAFCLLVYSLSHWVTLRDNTFGKFALATFGLALYGVDFFGIGQQYLWPGNRWMIEHAGGITAMIASCGSYLFVEQVLARRGMDRRFSLLMKGCAMLMALTAVTYALDILPMNGLLLVVSTLGAAPKLFGLPGAWRLMRRGDPVGWYFTFSWIISFTGAVVLGQVFAGQLEAAFWTMHALQLASAVDMLVYMRILGLRTQGMQTAMLRAEAAARLKAQFMANMSHEIRTPMNAILGMSRLALMAGPDARLRNYLVKILGAGEHLLGIINDILDFSKIEAGKMTLERVPFSVQALLDNLASLAAPAQEGAYEATHEGTNKGRAVALLFRVGPGVPPALVGDPLRLGQVLLNLTGNALKFTERGEVVVAVEVDGPAAGDGSAGVALRFSISDTGIGMGEDELASLFHAFSQGDASMTRRYGGTGLGLTISQQLVQLMGGRITVHSRPGVGSTFMFTIHAGVADAGAALLRPDAAARGGPAAVPSQAGLARLAGARVLLVDDNANNREVALDFMAAAPLRVDAATSGLDALRMVQAHDYDLVLMDIQMHGMDGLTAARRIRTLPGRVGLPIVAMTAHALAGDLEKSLAAGMNGHLVKPIDPELLFAALLRWIDPARLAGRAAPPLPAVVPAPWEASQAGTREAMQQPTQEAAQLPVLPGVDWHAALAGVDGQRARLQKRLDGFVREYGAAPAALRAALAAGDRDTVATLAHNLKSSAAYIGATDLSRVAGSVEHGLRAGPDAGIHANDSGGLAVLVAELAGVLQALLVGLAPLAAAPAVARAGGTDVRALLRELAACLHADDARAEDLLRELQALPAVAGHGALLAGIGRAVADIEYHAAIQPLGRLAHALDTTLEDPA
- a CDS encoding GGDEF domain-containing protein, with protein sequence MTSSPANRRMHRLMHRVIAALAMITAGLLVWHHYGMERVIDLTTRPDVRRDVMDDRWMGGTSRVSLERHGNALTMRCQLARTIDWPACKYQFAISDTESGIDLSEFDSVSFDVTYRGPGRRSLRLMVLNFEAGISKLDNPMSQKVNEVEFEVGAPGVIRVPLNVLHTATWWIDYMKVPLDDTDMRIDNVTRIELLTGATSTAGEHVIELRSLRLHGKWLTADELYMGLMAAWILCAVSWPALAALQLRRELGDSGRRLALLGEINAALQLEARELVEQANTDPLTGALNRQGLRAALMSTSSLLAPPMAVVFADIDHFKRVNDRHGHDTGDAVLRDFAATIHSEIRANDKLVRWGGEEFLIVCPATGAEQARQLAEKLRAALHAAAWPAGLRVTASFGIASRAQDEDIGAVIKRADAALYAAKAGGRDCVVLAGPPVLPGVESPRQPLGAQYD
- a CDS encoding diguanylate cyclase, with amino-acid sequence MNALQKVLVADDDAINRGVLAELLKPEYTVLLAKDGTQALERATRHLPDLILLDVLMPDMDGFEVLRRLRDDPRTADIAVIFVSGLGRPEDEAQGLKLGASDYIAKPFNATVVMARVALHLQMVRQRRMLERLAHVDGLTELANRRRFDETFEAEHALARRRGTPLSLALLDIDAFKQYNDHYGHPAGDRALRAVARTAAASVRGPGDLAARYGGEELVLLMPGADAATAGAVVDQLRDALGRLAIDHVASPVGPLLTASVGGATLLPGEDAAALFAAADAHLYHAKQAGRDRVVWRAAP
- a CDS encoding DNA polymerase II; protein product: MQANGTPAAGPRCGFLLTRHWRDTDAGTEVEFWIATEDGPRCVRLPPQPSVAFIPAEWLEAAQAVLRAERGCELRPLALRDFRHRPVAGLYCRHYRQLLKLEKRLREHGIDVYEADVRPPERYLMERFITASVCWEGKEDQQARGIVVDARLKPHYGYRPALRLASLDIETTAHGDLYSIAVEGCGARDVYMLGPPNGDPAGIDFDLTYCADRPELLARLNGWMARHDPDAVIGWNVIQFDLRVLQKHAERFGVPLLLGRGGTPMEWREHTNGQHFFAAAPGRLLIDGIEALRSATWSFASFSLENVAQTLLGEGKAIDNPYDRMDEINRLFAEDKPALARYNLKDCELVTRIFAHTGILDFLLERASVTGLPADRSGGSVAAFEHSYMPLMHRAGFVAPRLGDVANADSPGGFVMDSRSGLYDSVLVLDYKSLYPSIIRTFLIDPVGLIEGLREPESDTVPGFRGARFSRKAHCLPEIVTRVWQGREAAKRDGNKPLSQALKIIMNAFYGVLGSSGCRFFDPRLASSITMRGHEIMHRTRELIEERGYQVIYGDTDSTFVWLGRGHGTREADDIGRALVAHVNAWWQAHLRDEFKLASALELQYETHYRRFLMPTVRDSDEGSKKRYAGLVLRPDGSDDIVFKGLETVRTDWTPLAQQFQQTLYGLVFRNEPYRDYVRDYAERMLRGELDELLVYRKRLRRALGDYDRNVPPHVRAARIADEVNAAQGRPLQYQNRGWIRYLMTTAGPEPLERRRSPIDYAHYLDRQLKPIADAILPFLGDSFTGLTSRQRVLF